The genomic DNA AATCGAGCAACCTCCAGAGACTGGATGGCTTCATCGATCGATTTTTGCTGAGCGTCGAACTGTGCTTGCTGTGCAGCCTGCAACTTGACGATTTGCTCATTATGCTCGATGTCCCGACGGACCTGCTGTTCGCGGTGAGTAATCTGTTCTAGTTTCTCGTTGATGCCAACTTCGCACGCTGCGAGTTTTTGTTGCTGTTCTTCAATGATCTCAAGTTGCGATTGGACTTTGAGCCGATCGGCTTCGAAGATCGCCCTCTTTTCCTTTGACGACTCTTCTTTTTGGGCAACTTCTTCTGCAAACATGTTGAGAGTTGTTTCCCAACTCTCAAGTTCGAGCAGTTTTCTTTGCTGATCGCCTGTTCGTTGCTTGAGTTGCGCTCTTTCTGCCGCGAGTTTCATTTGGGCAGCAGCGATTTTTTCGAGTTCTTCCGTGACCTGGCCATGCTGTTGTTCGATCGCTTCCGATTCGCGAGCGAGTCCTTCTTGAACAGTCATCAGGTCTTGGTTTCGAGCTTCAAGATCCAATTTCTGCTGTTCAAGTCGTTGTGTCTCGATCTTTAATTCGTATCGCTGTTCGTGGAATTGTTGAGCTTGAAAACGCAACTCCTCCTCTTCTTGATCAAGCTGATACGCTTGGCTGAGGAGATCGAGTTCGTGTTTCTGAAGCCTTGCTTCCGACAACTGAAGCTGCTTCCTTTGAACGAGAAATTGTCGTTCAAAATAGGACTTTTCCGTAGCAAGTTCCTGGAAGGATTGATTGAGCCGCCCCTGAAGCGTGCCAAGCTCCGCAATCAGCTCGTTTAACGACTTCTCTTTTGTCTCGACTTCGAAGATGCGTTGGTTCAGATGCTGCTTTCGCACCTCGAATTCACGTTTTTGAGATTCAAACTCCGTCACAAGAAATGGGTCAGCGACTTGAGCCTCTTGGCGTCGAAATGTATTCAAGAACCGATTCGTAAGCGATAATTTCATCGAAGTGCCCAGTTCGTTCAAGCTGATCCGAATCCCTGATTCGACTTCTCAAACGTTGAGAAACCTCATCATTGCCCAAGTTATCGGATAGGTTCTTTGCTGTAATCGCGAGAGCAGTCGCGAATCAGATGAATGAGAAGCATTGGACCACAACCCCGATCCGAGATTTTAGCCCGTATGAATCATTCTTCACCGCATATATTTACGTCACAAATGACATGTCGTCAAAAAAACGCTACTGATTTTTCTTCAGAACAGTTTGTTCAACGATTTGCCCATGAAGAATGCGTTTCATCAATAAAATTGCTGTTCGACACGAGGCAGAACCTGAACATCAATTCGATTGATGCTTCAGAATTGCTCAAGGCTCCAGAGGTCTTGTCTTAATGACCAGCATTCAGAGAGGCCCCGTTGGGAAAGAGCCTGCCTCTCTGATATAATTTTGAACACCTTTTGCCTCAGAGGATCGAGAGATGTTACGTGTAAGTTTGAATTCGATGTGTCTGTTCGGGATTGTTGTCTTTTCTGGCTGTGGAAAGAGTGATGCCCCAGCACCAGAGGCGAATCCGCAGGAAACTGCGGCAGCGAATCAGGAGACCCTGCCTCCTGTCTCCAAAGTGGAAGATCCTTCGGTGGATGTGAGTTCACCGATGCAGCCCGCAGCACAAGATGATTCGCCACTCCCGAGCATCTCGCTGAGTGGTTCTCCCACGGAAAAAACGACCTCGGACGTCACAAAGAACGCTGCGAAATCAGCGACCGCTGCGGATGAAAATCGTCGCAAACTATTAGAAATCATGAAGCCTGTGCAGATCATGCTTGGCAGCTGGCGGGGGACGACTCAAAAAAATATCGGGGATTTCAAAGCCCTTGATGAACCGGAATGGGTTTGGGATTTCAAGACAAACCGTGATCAGCCAGCCATGGTGATGAAATCAGAGAAAAGCCCGTACTTTCAAAGTGCACGCTTGACCTACCTGACCGAGGAGGACAAATTCACGCTCACCACGACTGATCCCGACGGGAAAGTCCGTGAGTTTGAGGGGACGTTCGCCGAACCGGTTGAGGAGTTTCAGGGTGACGACCAAAAAATGCACATCAAATATCAATTACGACTGGAACAAACGAACGGAACCTCGCCTCGCGATACTTGGCAGGTGACGTTCAATCAACAGGAGAACCATCGGTATTTAGTCGAGTTGGCTCGCAAATCCGGCTCAAACTTCATTCGGTTCGACACCATCGCCACGCAACGGCAAGGGACATCGTTTGCCAAATCAGACGCCAGCTACGGAGAACGGGAGTGCATTATCTCTGGAGGGCTGGGAACTTCCCAAGTCAGCTATATGGGTAAGAATTACTGGGTCTGTTGCAGCGGATGTAAAGCAGCCTTTGACGAAGACCCGGAATCCTGGATCGCAGAGTATCAGGCGAAAGTTGCAGAAAAAGAAGGCAGTTGAGAAGAGAGACAGTTCACTGCGTAACGACAGTTCACAGCAAAGTTGGTGAGATTCTTTTGGCCTTGTTCTTTTGGTTCCGATCCTACGCTCTGACGGCAGCTTTGACTGCAAAGTGGCACGTCATTGATGCGTTGTCTCTCTTGCGATGTGAGAGGTCGGCACAACTCGAAACTCAGCGCATAAAAAAGGCAGCGGTTGGGCGGGCTGTCCCAACCGCTGCGGGAAGAGTTGCTGCCGAAAGCGGGCCAACCTCGGCAGCAATAACTAATATTAGTTCGCACGCGAATCATTGCAATGGCACTGTTTGTCTTTTTCGAAAAATAGCCAAGAATTAAAATTTACGAATCTCCCCAAAGCTCGTATACCGCTGAAATACCTTGCTAACACCAACGAAATAGATTTAGTTGATATGAACGATTCAATCACGGACGGGCTGACGGATTCACAAAAAGCAGCCGTTGAGCATGTTGACGGTCCGCTCCTGATCGTGGCTGGACCTGGCTCAGGGAAGACTCGCGTCGTCACCCGACGGATCTCAAACCTGGTGACCAACGCGAATATTTCTCCCCGTAGCCTGCTGGCGATTACATTTACGAATAAAGCTTCTAAAGAGATGGCTGAGCGTGTTCGTGAGTTGCTTCCCGATGTGAGGGTTTGGGTGAGCACCTTTCACCGTTTCTGTGCCCGTCTTCTTCGAGAATACGGAGAAGTGGTCGGAATCAAATCGACCTTTTCGATTCTCGACAGCACGGATCAGAAGCAGATGATCCGTTTGGTGATGAATGATCTCGACTACGACACAGTTCATTATGCACCCAACAAAGTTCTCTGGCGAATCAGCAACGCCAAGAACGATCTCATTACTCCCGAGCAGTACGCGACACGGTTTGAGGAATCGATCGGAGATCATTGGCAAGCAGTTGTCGCAAAAGTCTATCCGGCGTACCAGAAACGGATGCTGGAATCGAACGCCGTCGACTTCGACGACTTACTGATGCACACAGCGACACTGCTGACGGAGAATCCAGAACTGCGGAAGCAGCTCGGAGAACGGTATCGGTACATTCTGGTCGATGAATATCAGGACACAAATCTCTCTCAATACCAAATCGTGGCAGCTCTCGCGGAACATCATGGAAACCTTTGCGTCACGGGAGATCCGGATCAGTCTATTTACGGTTGGCGCGGAGCGAGAATTGAAAACATTCTTCGATTCGAACGAGACTTCCCGGCAGCGAAAACGATTCGTCTCGAACAGAACTTTCGTAGCACGCAATCGATCTTGCGGTCTGCGGACGCCTTGATTGATCACAATCAGCAACGCAAACAAAAAAGCCTCATCACCGATAACGAAGAGGGGGAATCGGTCCAACTTCTCTGTTTTCCTGACAGCCGCGAAGAAGCGGAGGGAATCGCGACCAAAATTCGAGACCTCGTCGACAATGAAGGTTACGCCTGGAATCAGATCGCGATATTCTATCGGGTCAATGCACTCTCAAGACAAATTGAAATGGCTCTGATGCGGAATCGAATTCCCGTTCAAGTGGCAGCCGGTGTCGCTTTCTACGATCGAGCCGAAATCAAAGACTTGCTTGCATATATGCGGTTAGTTGAAAATCCAGCAGACGCCACAGCTTTTCTGCGGATCGTCAACAAGCCGCTACGCGGACTTGGGAAAACCTCACAGAACCGCCTCGTGCGTTGGGCTGCGATCAATAATCTCACTCTTATTCAGGCAGCTGCCAGGGCAGGGGAGGTTCCGAAACTTTCGAAGCGAGCCGTGTTCGGATTCAAACGCTTCGCCGAAATGATCGAAAGCTTCTCATTGGCAGATGCAGGATCGGTTGCGGATCTCCTGCTGAGAGTCGTCGAGAAGACGCGATACACCGCAGCGTGGGAAGGTTCGTACGATGAGGCCGACACAGAGAAGCTTGCGAACGTTGAAGAGTTGGTCGGGGCTGCTCGACAGTATGATGAAGCGATCGGAGATGAACGAAGCTTACAAGGCTTTCTTGAGCAAACCGCTTTGGTCAGCGATACCGACTGGATCGATGACAAAAATGGGCAAGTAACATTAATGACACTGCATGCCGCTAAAGGGCTTGAGTTTCCCGTGGCGTTTATTGTGGGGGTTGAGGAAGGGCTGATTCCCCATGAGCGAGCGTTGAAAGAGGGAGACCGGCGTGAAATCGAAGAAGAACGACGCCTGCTATTCGTCGGCATCACACGTGCCGAAAAACGATTATTCTTGACCGAATCTCGAATTCGCTCCATGCACGGTCGTAACGTTCCGACGATTCAAAGTCCGTTCTTACGTGAACTCGAGTGTGAACGCCTTGAGTTCGGAACCGATGGTTTCATAAACGACGAACAGTGGAGGCAGCCAACTCATGATGTTTCGAAACTTGCCGATATTCCTGCAATGCCGAAGCTGATGACGGGGGCAGCTTTGCTCAATGGGGAGAAGACAGCTGCTGAAATTCCGACAGGGTTCGGAATTGGAATGCGCGTCCGGCATCCGCGTTATGGAATCGGAGTGGTTACCGAACTGAGCGGGTACGGTGGTCGAAGAACTGTGACCGTCAACTTCTCTGACGACGACCGAACCGAGTCATTTATCGCCGCCAAGGCGCCGCTGCAACCCGTCGGTTAACACGCAGCGACGATTGGTGAGGAAAGAGTTCGCATGCCTCTATTCCCGTGATGCCTTGAGAGCAGAGAGCCGGAGGAAGAGACATGCGAATCGTGTTCACACTTTCATGTGAGACGCCACGCGAGGATCTTTACAGGTGCGACACACAGTGATTTTTGTGTGAGTGTTTTTTAATGTGCGTGATCGTGTTCGTGGTCATGATCGTGGGCAATTTTTCCGCGATATGACTTGCCTCCGATCGAAAGCACCAAGGTTGCTTCGGTTTGTTCATCGTGGAGATCCTCTCCCAGTTTCTTGTCTGAAGAGACAAAACGTGAGGACTTCCCTTCTGGATCACCTTCATCGGGTTGGGCAGCCAGTTTGAACTGCGCGCCCTTCTCGCCATGCTTTACGTTGATTGTGATTTCCGTCGCGTCAATCGGGACGGCAGCCTTTGCGGCACTGTCGAGGACGTAAATTGTGACTGTCTCCGCCTTCTCGTCGTGTACCATTTCCCCGTGGTACTCTTCCGCTCCGAGTTCAATGAGGGAACCATGATGTGGCCCTTCGGTAGGGTGATGATGGTCTTCATGTCCATCTTCACCCGTCGCTTGAGGGCCGGTCGTCATGGTCTCATTGGATGAAGGTTGAGACTTGCCACACCCGGTCATTGAAACTGCCGTGATGAGTGCAAGAGAGAGGCTGAGGTGGTGAAAACGTTTCATGTTTAGAATCCTTTAATGTTGTGACTGTTGTCTGTGTGAGTCATTCTGTGTGAGTCAATAAAGAACTTGGTGTTTTAGCGACTCATAAAGCACCGATAGCATTTGTCAAAACTGGTGTTCGCGTAAGTTGTCTTAGAACTAAACCTGAAACCTGAACTTGTGCTCTCAAACACTGAGAAAAGTCATCATTCCACAAGTTTCCGGACTGGTTCTAAATTTCTATCTGCATCAAACAGGCTCCAAAGTGTGAGTTCCAAGCGTTCGACCTGTTTCGACTTCTTCATGTTCTTCGTTCAGCGGGATTTCGGTTTGCGCTTCTGTGACAACTCGTTGAGCCTCTTTTAAACCGAACAGCCAGAACAAAGCTGGGTGAACGAAAAAGTCGAGGAGAGTGGAACTGATCAATCCACCAAGAATGACAGTTGCGACCGGGTACAAGATCTCTTTCCCCGGCTCACCTGAAGCAAGCACCAAAGGAACCAGCCCAATTCCCGACGTCAGTGCCGTCATCAGGACGGGAGCCAATCGTTCCAGTCCGGCGCGGATGATCATCGACTTGCTCCAGTCTTCACCTTCGAACTTCACCAGGTGCAGGTAGTGATTCAGAAGCAAGATTCCGTTTCTGGATGCAATTCCAGCCAGCGAGATGAAGCCAACCATGGCTGCCACGGTGAGAGTTTGACCAGTGATGACTAGCGCAGCGACCGAGCCAATGAACGCCATCGGTAACGCCGCCATCACCTGCAGTGACAAGTTCACTGACCGGAACATCGTGAACAGGACCAGAAAAACGCCGATCAGAGATACGGCAAACAAAGCTCCGATGATTCGAGTGGCTGATTGTTGGGATTCAAATTGTCCGCTGTACTCCACGAAGTAGCCTGTTGGGAGTGAGTTCACAACCGGCTGAACTTTCGCCTTGATGTCTTCGACGACGTCGACAACTCCTCGTTCGGAAACGTTGCACTGCAGGATAATTCGACGTCGGACATTTTCACGATTGACAGTATTCGGACCGCCGGACTCGTAAATATTGGCAACACTTTCGAGTGGAACTTTCCCCCCATCTTTAAGTTCAATCGTCAGTCGTTTGAGGTGTTCCAGGTTCTCGCGATAATCTTCATCAAGACGAAGCAGTAAATCAAATGTCCGTTGTCCCAACAGGACTTCAGATACGACCTGCCCGTTCATCGCAGTTTCAATGAAGTCGTTGACTTCGGAAACCGTCAGCCCGTACAGCAGCAATTTGTCTCGGTCAAGTTCGATTCTCATCTGCGGAATGATCACCTGAGGCTCAACCATGAGGTCTTCAACACCTGGAACAGAAGACATCACCGACTTCATTTCATCCGCTTTGCGTCGCAGAACATCGAGGTCATCCCCGTAGATTTTAATTCCAATTTGAGCCTTTACACCTGACAGCATATGCGAGATGAGGTGTGCCAGAGGCTGCTCGACCGCTGTGACGATCCCCGGAACATCGGCCATCGCTTCTCGGATTTCTTCGAGTTGCTCTTCCCGATTTCTCGGAGATTCAAGATCTAAGTCGATGATGTATTCGCTCGTATTGACACCTTCCGCGTGCTCATCGAGTTCGGCTCG from Thalassoglobus polymorphus includes the following:
- a CDS encoding coiled-coil domain-containing protein, producing the protein MKLSLTNRFLNTFRRQEAQVADPFLVTEFESQKREFEVRKQHLNQRIFEVETKEKSLNELIAELGTLQGRLNQSFQELATEKSYFERQFLVQRKQLQLSEARLQKHELDLLSQAYQLDQEEEELRFQAQQFHEQRYELKIETQRLEQQKLDLEARNQDLMTVQEGLARESEAIEQQHGQVTEELEKIAAAQMKLAAERAQLKQRTGDQQRKLLELESWETTLNMFAEEVAQKEESSKEKRAIFEADRLKVQSQLEIIEEQQQKLAACEVGINEKLEQITHREQQVRRDIEHNEQIVKLQAAQQAQFDAQQKSIDEAIQSLEVARLALEQDRKSFVTKQTAFLERRRLADSEHASLAASESELKPETEPFTPEDSPELSSVTQLTPEGEESCDEFESLAEDALNESRSSSPATMKEVDQEPSEGQPSSTTVEIKVATEHESVFNSDDEVQRYAEELMARYRSGPAPSIVPQKKPAADSIPKSFPEMPLDWPDDGVSKEEPSHRQKKSSSADFRALREVAVNSARVDIAKSNLKHERRNFRVVAVISGFGCLATTSVLVFAEELSSRSQSIVLTLGCISAIYTLKAFSHLMSMRKLNAASAGRSS
- a CDS encoding ATP-dependent helicase, giving the protein MNDSITDGLTDSQKAAVEHVDGPLLIVAGPGSGKTRVVTRRISNLVTNANISPRSLLAITFTNKASKEMAERVRELLPDVRVWVSTFHRFCARLLREYGEVVGIKSTFSILDSTDQKQMIRLVMNDLDYDTVHYAPNKVLWRISNAKNDLITPEQYATRFEESIGDHWQAVVAKVYPAYQKRMLESNAVDFDDLLMHTATLLTENPELRKQLGERYRYILVDEYQDTNLSQYQIVAALAEHHGNLCVTGDPDQSIYGWRGARIENILRFERDFPAAKTIRLEQNFRSTQSILRSADALIDHNQQRKQKSLITDNEEGESVQLLCFPDSREEAEGIATKIRDLVDNEGYAWNQIAIFYRVNALSRQIEMALMRNRIPVQVAAGVAFYDRAEIKDLLAYMRLVENPADATAFLRIVNKPLRGLGKTSQNRLVRWAAINNLTLIQAAARAGEVPKLSKRAVFGFKRFAEMIESFSLADAGSVADLLLRVVEKTRYTAAWEGSYDEADTEKLANVEELVGAARQYDEAIGDERSLQGFLEQTALVSDTDWIDDKNGQVTLMTLHAAKGLEFPVAFIVGVEEGLIPHERALKEGDRREIEEERRLLFVGITRAEKRLFLTESRIRSMHGRNVPTIQSPFLRELECERLEFGTDGFINDEQWRQPTHDVSKLADIPAMPKLMTGAALLNGEKTAAEIPTGFGIGMRVRHPRYGIGVVTELSGYGGRRTVTVNFSDDDRTESFIAAKAPLQPVG